A DNA window from Phragmites australis chromosome 11, lpPhrAust1.1, whole genome shotgun sequence contains the following coding sequences:
- the LOC133885893 gene encoding uncharacterized protein LOC133885893 yields the protein MPRHVHHEPAPPPCCCGCGCAESCYYPAPAPPPPSSAASDHLLHAIAAHLLLSSSAPPPTPQPQPQPQPQPPPGLAAHPANPYPYQYHYQYEQQQAKPHAYTHPPPPQQPNPSGDNGHLLIHSLLRRVAALESALPHYFPTPPPALRPTHPDPRPRRAARRQQVEEEEEEEEEEDESPPSPPPPRPRPRRPARVRPFSARELAARTIQAHFRRFLARRSRTLRQLKELAVLRSKAAAIRGSLSGRRGGADPAAVSEAAMSLLLRLDAIQGGDPMIREGKRAVSRELSRILEFVDKVLLKEHEQMAMSDALDTDEYHEGCNAAFVADRPAVIEKKVSFSGNGQVHELNGETENGNEVDEGCESSSSAESVEVKGMPAKKSANGKPGLAAPMPVHMETRKIAGERR from the exons ATGCCCCGTCACGTCCACCACGAGCCGGCCCCGCCCCCCtgctgctgcggctgcggctgcgccGAGTCGTGCTATTACCCCGCTcccgcgccgcccccgcccagctccgccgcgtccgaccacctcctCCATGCCATCGCggcccacctcctcctcagctCCTCCGCGCCCCCGCCAACCCCTCAGCCCCAGCCCCAGCCCCAGCCACAGCCGCCGCCCGGTCTCGCCGCGCACCCCGCGAATCCCTACCCCTACCAGTACCACTACCAGTACGAACAGCAGCAGGCCAAACCCCACGCCTATACCcatccaccgccgccgcagcagcccaACCCGTCCGGCGACAACGGCCACCTCCTGATCCACTCGCTGCTGCGACGCGTGGCCGCGCTCGAGTCCGCCCTCCCCCACTACTTCCCCACCCCTCCTCCGGCGCTGCGGCCGACGCATCCAGACCCTCGCCCGCGGCGCGCGGCCCGCAGACAgcaggtggaggaggaagaagaggaagaggaggaagaggatgagtCCCCGccctcgcctccgccgccgcggccgcggccgcgtcGACCCGCGCGAGTGCGGCCGTTCTCCGCGAGGGAGCTCGCGGCGCGGACGATCCAGGCGCACTTCCGCCGGTTCCTGGCGCGGCGCTCCCGGACGCTGCGCCAGCTCAAGGAGCTTGCTGTGCTCCGGTCCAAGGCCGCGGCGATCCGGGGGTCCCTCTCCGGCCGACGCGGGGGCGCCGACCCCGCGGCCGTCTCCGAGGCTGCTATGAGCCTTCTCCTCCGGCTCGACGCGATCCAG GGAGGGGacccgatgatccgcgaaggGAAGCGCGCGGTGAGCCGGGAACTCAGCCGGATCTTGGAGTTCGTTGACAAGGTGCTACTCAAAGAGCACGAGCAGATGGCGATGAGTGACGCGTTGGACACTGACGAGTACCATGAAGGTTGCAATGCTGCGTTCGTGGCAGATCGCCCTGCTGTGATCGAGAAGAAGGTGAGTTTCTCTGGTAATGGTCAGGTTCACGAGCTTAATGGAGAGACAGAGAATGGAAATGAGGTTGATGAGGGCTGCGAAAGCTCGAGCTCTGCTGAGTCTGTTGAGGTGAAGGGTATGCCCGCCAAGAAGAGCGCGAATGGAAAGCCTGGGCTTGCGGCACCAATGCCCGTGCACATGGAGACGAGGAAGATTGCTGGGGAAAGGAGATAA